The DNA segment CTTTTTCATATACATTTTTGTAAATTGGTTCACGATAACTATcagttttaaaattttcagaatctaGTGTAGATAATCACtgtttaacttatactgtataaTTTTCAGAAGCTGGTTATAGCACCAGTGAAGAGAGAGCTGGGGCTTGCATTTAAGGGTAACCAAAAAATGGTGGTTGAAGCTTTGGAGGTAAAAGTGGAATTTATTAATGGTTCCTTAACTCTGGGAAACTGGTCGTTAGTTTGAtgtgtgattttttttttctttatgtgTTAGGCAATGAATGAAAAAGAGGCTATGGAAATGAAAGCCTCACTGGAAACCAAGGGGGAAGTAGAGTTTTATGTCTGTACTCTCGAGAAAAATGTGTGCATTAAGAAGAATATGGTCACAATttcaaaggagaagaagaaggaatACCAAAGAGTTTTCACACCATCAGTAATTGAGCCATCTTTTGGCATTGGACGTATAATATATTGCCTCTTTGAGCATTCTTTCTATATGAGGCCCAGTAAAGCTGGGGATGAACAGTTAAATGTTTTCCGCTTTCCTCCTGTTGTGGCCCCTATTAAATGCACTGTTTTCCCACTCGTTCAGAATCAGCAGTATGAGGAGGTTGCAAAAGTCATTTCCAGGTCGCTGACTGCTGCTGGAATCTCTCATAAGATTGATATTACAGGTGGGTTACTAACATAAATTATCTTCTTCTTCGTTGTCGGCATGTAAATTAGATTGCTTGCAGGGCAGATGTTTACACAGGGTGTGAGCACATCTCTTTGCGTGTTCCACCCACAATCCTTTCTCGGATGACCCTCCTTTTCTGCAGGTCCTATAGCATTTGCTGTGTCCACTAGTCCGAGCAACTAGAATGTGTTTGAATTACTGCTGTTTAGCATTCAGACTTCTTtttttttggtatattcattgtAGGATTCTGATATTAGTATCTTGCTTGTGATTAATGTAAATTTCTGCTTGGCTTAACTGTTAGGAACTCTATTAGATTGAGATGAAATCATTTGCAACAGTTGGTAAAATCTGTAGTTTGTCAACTAATGAATACTCTGCTAATGATGTTTACAGGCACTTCAATTGGCAAACGATATGCAAGGACAGATGAACTGGGTGTACCCTTTGCAATAACAGTTGATTCAACGTCCTCTGTGACAATCAGAGAGAGGGATagcaaggatcaaatccgtgttAATGTGGAAGAAGCAGCATCAGTTGTGAAGTCAGTGACTGATGGGCAGAGAACATGGGATGATGTATGGTCGAAATTCCCTCATCACTCTTCTGGATCAACAGAGGATTAAattttgggcaaccaaaagaatacgATACACTGCGACTCTCACATACTGGCATCTTGAGCGGCCAaggaataaaagaaaaaaaaaatctaccttTAATTTGTATTTTGAATTTCTTAACCTATTTAGGTTAAGCATTTTCTACGTTGTGCGGGATAGTTGTACCATAAATGATAAACCTGCCAGTAGTCCCAGCTGCGGGTCGGTTTTGGTCCTGGCGTTCTGGTTCCCGTCTGGGTTGGGGGTGGTTTGGTTCTGGTTCGAGCAGTCTGGTTTTAGTTTCGAACTGGCGGAAATGATTTTTTTACTGTTAAAAATAATATGTAATTTTGaatcagatatatatatatatatatatatatatatattttttttataaggaAAGAAAAAATGATAATTATGAATGATAGGGAAAAATCAaagaatttatattattaattataaaaatttctatATTATGATATAATTACATATGAATTTATAAATattgagagaaaatgaagaatatGTATTAGTAAGTATAAAAACTATTTTATATTTATGTTTTGATTATAAAGAGGACAAAAATAtgtgtatatataaattaaaaaaataaaaaaattcagtttaaaacttaattatttaatgatTAAAGTGCTTATATTATTTTGAGAGTAAATGAATCAAAActactatatttttttaatataggtggattatttatattttttaatataaatatataattaataaggaaaaattatctaaatattttgtatgatattaaaatatttaaataattttatttttatcgaTTGTCAATTTATGGTAAAAGATATAAATAATCCATACCCAAAGAACGTTTCATGAAAAATTTCATTGCTGGATTTTAAACCGCCTATTCATGAAGTACGCACTTTAATGCAGACAAAtacataaatatttatttatttattctagaattatataatttattattaaatattattgttTCTTCCATACTTGTTAAATAAGAAATACAGCATAAATACAtaaaagataaattataatttaatatacaaaataaagtaaaaataataggtcagtgtttttatttttataacaaataatttagCCCTTAAACTTTTATTCTGTTAATAAAATGATCACTTCATTTAAATTACTATCAACAGCAATTTAGATAAAAGAgactattatattaataaaaattttaattaaataatttttcatgaaaatatggggattaatttataatttttaatatattttaaggaTTAAtctataattgaaaaaaaaaataacaaagaaGACACACTTTGAGGCAATTGAACGACGTCGTGAGGGATGTGCTAAAAATGCTTTGTTGATATTCGACGACGCCTTTTCCAAATCTCTAAACCAGTCCGATACCTAGCCATTGCCACAACACCTGCTTGAGGAGGAAGAGAGGAAGATGCTGAGGGTAGCCGGGAGGAGGCTTTCATCTCTATCGTGGAGGTCATCGCAAGCAACCTCCTCCTTCGTCCATCGAAGCCATCCTCTTTGTAGCGATGTTCATGATGCCGATGACTTCGCTTCTTCCAGATCCGTCCTCGCTCCCTATCGTTTCTCCTTCGCTCGTGATATAATCAGAGGTGAGCTCTTTCCTTCTTCTGTTTCTCCCATCTCCATAGATTTTGGTGATTTTTCCGCGTTTTAGTTTTCAATATTTCGAACTCTGAGCTAAAagtacttttatttgcatatttttATGTATGATGATCACAGAAGAAATGTGAAAACTGCTACGTATTATTGAGGTTTGACTATAAATCTTCTTATCTGATTTGGTATAGCTTTGAGCGTTTGAATGTTCTTTTTCAAAATTAACTTTTGGTTAAGAATTCTCTCTCTATATAGTGACAATTTACAAAACCGTATGGAATTAGCACTGTTTTATATTGGTGTATTTCTATTGTTAGATTTAATAGTTCTTAGATATATGTGTGTTGTTCTGAATAGATTTTGCACTGCTTTATGCTTTAATCAATTAACTGGACATGATTGGAGGGTGCTTTTTATATAGTTACTtcttattttattgaaatttatttaaaattttgttgaAGATGTAAAGAAGAAATTTCTGTTCATCTGAACAAGTTTGCAATCTGCTTTGAGAAATCTTATGCTTTAATAAGTGGAAATCTTTAGTCTTTTGAACCTCACTCTTTTGAATTTTAATTGGACCTTTTCTTCCAGTACCTATGTTCTGAAAGGTAAATGGTTAACTCCACAGAgcataaatggataatgtgcaatttAAAAAATACTGCAGGTCTCATCTCAGCATGTTGTTAACGCTCATGAACTAAAGGAGATGATGTAGCGATAGGGCTTGCTTGTTGGATTATATGGGTAACCATGTGTTAAAATCACTCTTCTATCCGCGGTTTTAGAATGGATTTGCTATCTTATATTACATCTGTACTTTAGTATTAAGGTAAATACTTGCTAGCTTAGGAAATGTAAAATCTGATGCTTATACCATTAGTGGCATTGCTTCTATGGTGAAATTGGTTGCTTTGTATATCGCAAAACAGCAATATGTGTGTTGGCCGGGACTGTCCATCTGAGTTTGTCTGCACAGCACAGCATTAATATGTTTATTATTTTCTCAACTTGTAATTCTTCTTTTTAGCTTGTTACAGTTTTGAGCATAATTTTAGGATGTAGATGATAATGAAGCATAAGGATTAGTGAGTGTTTTTCATCCCATATTAATTTTTGGAAGATCTTTATGTATCATATTTGGTTACCTGAATGGGATCCTTTCAGATGATTCTTTGCAGCTATTGATGTTCTgcttttcagtttttttttttattttatttttattttttttatatatcactTATTGAGAGTAATGAAGAGTACATTTATCATCTCATTATCCTTTTCTATATGTTATATTTTTTCAATAACATGTTAGGACTACTCATCAAGTTTCCATCTAGAATTGCAAATTAGGACAATGCAGACTTTGGCTCAGTGAATATTTCATGCTTTTTTTTTCCCTTATATTTTTATTCAGACATCCATTTTGTCTTTTCTTCTCAAGCATTTCAATAGAGAAATCTGCTCCTCCTTATAGTGGTAGTAGAGACAGGCAAGCTTGGTGTCCTCATTTATCTTTCTCTTGAAACTACATGTATTTGCAGCATATTgaatttgcaaaatttttttcCCCAGGGTTTTCTTCTGAAGCCCTTGCACCAGGACATGATCTGGGTATGATCTCAGATCTCCCAGCTACAGTAACAGCAGTGAAGAATCCTACCTCAAAAATTGTATATGATGAGCACAATCATGAGCGTTTTCCACCTGGTGACCCCAGCAAACGTGCCTTTGCTTACTTTGTCTTGACAGGCGGGAGGTTTGTGTATGCCTCTTTAATTCGTCTTCTTATCCTCAAGTTTGTTCTGAGCATGTCTGCCAGCAAAGATGTCCTTGCCCTTGCATCCCTTGAGGTAGACCTCTCCAGCATTGAGCCTGGGACCACTATTACTGTCAAGTGGCGTGGAAAGCCAGTTTTCATCAGGCGACGAACTGAAGAGGATATTAAATTGGCTAACAGTGTTGAAGTTGCCTCCCTTCGCGATCCTCAAGAGGACTCATCCAGGGTTAAGAATCCAGAATGGCTTGTGGTAATTGGGGTTTGCACCCACTTGGGGTGCATTCCATTACCTAATGCTGGTGACTTTGGTGGCTGGTTTTGCCCATGCCATGGTTCACACTATGACATCTCTGGCAGGATCCGCAAGGGGCCAGCACCTTACAATTTAGAAGTTCCTACTTATAGCTTTTTGGATGAGAACAAATTACTTATTGGGTGAGAATTTCTGCATGAATTTTTTTTGTGGAGCATTAGGTTTGTGATGTCATAATAGACATTGTCTCTGGCATCGGGGAACGACACGACAATTTTGCcaatttcttcattttttttgttGGCTTTTAGCTTAATGCTCTTTCAATTTGAACAATTGACTTGCTGACATTACTTGGCCAGGTTATAATGTTC comes from the Hevea brasiliensis isolate MT/VB/25A 57/8 chromosome 5, ASM3005281v1, whole genome shotgun sequence genome and includes:
- the LOC110664915 gene encoding cytochrome b-c1 complex subunit Rieske-4, mitochondrial, with translation MLRVAGRRLSSLSWRSSQATSSFVHRSHPLCSDVHDADDFASSRSVLAPYRFSFARDIIRGFSSEALAPGHDLGMISDLPATVTAVKNPTSKIVYDEHNHERFPPGDPSKRAFAYFVLTGGRFVYASLIRLLILKFVLSMSASKDVLALASLEVDLSSIEPGTTITVKWRGKPVFIRRRTEEDIKLANSVEVASLRDPQEDSSRVKNPEWLVVIGVCTHLGCIPLPNAGDFGGWFCPCHGSHYDISGRIRKGPAPYNLEVPTYSFLDENKLLIG